The Antechinus flavipes isolate AdamAnt ecotype Samford, QLD, Australia chromosome 4, AdamAnt_v2, whole genome shotgun sequence genomic interval TCCCCAACTCTAGAAGGCCCCTTGGCTCCTCCAGCAGGGAAGGGATTTGGAGTGGGCGAGAGGAAGGTGGAGGGGTCCAAGGCTCCCCTGCCCCCCATGACATTGCTCTGTTCTAGTTCCATTCAGTCAGCTGATAGCTTCCGGTAATCTGCTTAGGTTGGCCCAAGGGAGGCTAAGCTTCTTATAAAGGGACGACCGGGCACTGGTGACTCAGGGCCAGGAGAGATTTTGTGCTCTGTGTGTGTATGGGAGAGAGGGGGGCAAAAGAGATGGGAGGAGGCTGCGATCTCTTCCTGTTGGGATGCAGGGAGAAAGGGGGCAAGGATGGCAGCACGGGCAGCTGCCTGGGCTACGGGGCACGGAATTATTCCTTTCCATATACtttaaaacatatatgcataattaTTTACCTTCAGAGAAATGCCTCTGAGCAAGGTTTTCCTGCAACAAAAATACTTGTATTTCCATAAACACTCTTATGGATATTGTATGTTCTCTCCACATAGTGTATTGCTTTATAcacatgtttatgtgtatatttgtatacgtATGTAAGGGTCTTcatatttagatatatacatatttaagtatatgtgcaaatatatatgtttatatatgcatagatgAGTCTCTATACCCATATATATAATGCAAGCATTTTTAATGTGAGAAAACCCTACTCAGAAGTGGctatttctctatatataattcatacatttaaaataaaggcTTAGCTTTAAAAGGAGTGGCCGGGGGGCGGGTTTCAGACCTTTTGTAGGTCCCACAAAATCGTGTCCCCTTAATGACTTAGCTCCCGGATACCTCCTGGCCTTCACCCAGAGGGagccctctcctcttcctctaaaCTTCCTCAATTTTAGCCTCTTCcttcaaataagatatttattgaGTGTTTAGCCCAGTGCCGGGCATCTATGGTGACTTATCAGCCGGTGTCTATTCCCTTCCCTTTGCTTCTAGCCACCCCTACATCCCTCCCTGCTCCCCCAGCGCTCAGCGGCTGGATAGAGCTCCAGAAGGAGATCACTGACACGCATCTGCAAATCGTGGGAGTCCATAAAACTGGCCCGTTTCTCCATCCTCTCTCTCCCCTAAGATTGGGAGCTCCCCAAGCACAGGGAGCTGTGTATCTCCTCCCTCAGACCCCAGAGCTTCCACTCATCAGACCCAGGGGTCCCGGGAGATGGGCTGAACCCCTTTTCTGCCCGCACTTAGAACCCAGACTTTTAGGAATTTTGAAGCAGAACTGCCATGCCGGAAGGGAGCTTCGGAATTCGCTGTTAGAGCTGTGAGGGTCTTAGAACACAGAGTGTGTCTCCcctttaaaatgagggggttggactggGTGGTCTCGGGTCCTTTCGGCTGCAGAGCTGGGACCTCTCTGGTCTCATTCTCTCCTCTgttaaaatgagaggactggTGCTGTGGCTCTCCTCCTTTAGTTATGGCTCATGACGTTAGTTTCCCGCTCTCTAGAAAGGGAGGTGATTTCTGCATGAAAAAGGAACTTTGGGGGGCAGCGCGGTGGTGCAggggacagagcaccagccctgaagtcaggaggacctgagttcgaatctggcctcagacacttaacacttgtagctgtgtgaccctgggcaagtcacttaactgcaattgcctcagccaaaaaaaaagacacaaggaCCTTTCCACCAAGGCCTCTGATCTCACCGGccatcttcttcctcccctcactCCCTTCCCGCCACAGATTACCTCTGCTCTCCGGAGGAGAACATCTACAAGATTGATTTCACCAGGTTCAAGATTCGGGACATGGAGTCGGGCACTGTCCTTTTTGAGATCAGCAAGCCCCCTGCTTCTGGTGAGGATGAGGGGGCTTCATGGGAAGGGGGGTAGCAGCGGTGGTACAGACTCACCTGCTGGGAATTCTTCATGGGGGAAAGGGCCCCCATTCACCTGCCTGAGGTCTCACAGCTGCCTCCGGCTCCAGAGCCAGCTGTGGCTGCTCCTCCCCGAGTCCTCACTGACTGTGATCAatattcagtcaacaagcattcttAAACTCTCCCTGCGAGCCCCGTTGTACTTACAGCAGAACTGGCCACCCGGAGGAGTGAGGGTTCAGACACAGGCTGGGGGAGGCCTCGGGAAATCATCTCGTCCAGCCCCCTGCCTCTGATAGAAAAGCTCATCGAGTGAGGGCTCCGTCTTCATATCTCTGACACTATCACTTCTCTCTGGGCCCAGGCTTCTCATCTGTGAGATGGGCCTTTCCTCGGCCAAGTTCTATACACAGTCCTTTCTCACCTAGCACAGTGCGGCCGGGGGGAGGCTCTCGTGCTTGTTTGAACAACACCGTTCCCATGAGCCTGTGAGCCAGGGACTGGGCCCGCcgcccttctcttttccttttgcctccaAATCCTTGAGGGTGAGGAATGAGGTTGGGATGGTGCTCTGGACAGGGAAGTCAGGAGACACTAAAAATTGGATCATTTTGGAGCATAGGGAGAGATCAATCAGGGCTTTTAGGTAAGAAGGAGGATgtaaggagtgtgtgtgtgtgagagagacagaggagagagagacagagagagagagagagaaagagagacagagacagagacagagagacgggggagagaggagagagacagagagatacagagacagagaaacagacagagagagagagagagagagagagacaaaggtgGGAgagtgtatgtgtttatgtatgaaGGTgagaatgtatgtatgtgtatatgtgagagacagagagacagcgagGGAGAGAGTGTGTATGTTAGTGTCTGTGaggtgtgagtgtgtatgtgtaaggGGCTTGTGTCTGGAAGTTTGTGTGTTTGGGAGAGTTTATGTGTGTAAGAGCACATATTATGTGTATAAGAGTGTGttcatgtgtgtgagtgtgttctGAAGCAGGGGTCGGGGGCAGCCCGGACCTCCCACAGCCGGTGCAACTCTGAAAGCTAAAACAGGGCTCCGTCTTcttgggtggggaagggaagggtgAGGGGGATGAGGGAAGTTGGTGGCTGTGTGATGGGAGGGATGGTTTACTAGCCATTGACCTCAGGGTACCGGGGCGGGGGTCATTGCAGAAAGGGACCTTAGCGACAGGCGAGATGTGGACCCCAATGCCGGCCGCTTTGTCCGCTACCAGTTCACCCCAGCTTTCCTCCGCCTGCGGCAGGTTGGAGCCACGTGAGTTGCCGGGAAATCTGGGTGTGGGAGAGGGCTGTGGTTGGGGAGGCCCCCGAGCTGTGCCCTCTGAGGGCATCATGCTTTAAGGGGCTCCAGAAAGCCGGGCCGGGAGCCCCGGGACTGTCCTGGGGAGAGGGCTGTTGCCCAGGGGAAGAGCCCGCCCCCAAATGCTGCCCCTTGTCTCCCCGCTCTTTCACAGTGTGGAGTTCACAGTGGGAGACAAGCCCATCAATAATTTCCGGATGATCGAGAGGCACTACTTTCGGAACCAACTTCTCAAGAGCTTTGACTTCGAGTTTGGCTTCTGCATCCCCAGAAGCAAGAACACCTGTGAACACATCTACGAGTTTCCCCCGCTGTCGGAGGAGCTAAGTGCGTTGGGGGCGCCTCTGTGGGCACCCCGTCCTCCCCGCTTCTACATTGGGGTGAGGGGTGGCGGGGTGAAACACTGAGGCTTAAAGGTCAGTGATTTCCCCTACGGGGGTAAAGCTGACGGCTCTCGCCTCTCTTAGGCCCTGCGTTTCCCACTCAGTCCCTTAAAAGTAGTCTCGGTTTTTGCACGAGAGGCTCCCCTGCCTCCAAACCAGGGCCCCCGGTTACAGAGAGGGCCCTTTCTCCGCGTCTGTGTCCCGGAGGCCGCTGCCCCGAGGGTGGACGCCCATCCCGAGGTCTTGGTCCTTCCTTGCTCTGAATGGCCCCTAACCCGCGGTCCTTGTCTCTTGCAGTCAGCGAGATGATCCGGCACCCCTACGAGACGCAGTCCGACAGCTTTTACTTTGTAGACAACAAGCTGGTGATGCACAACAAGGCGGATTATTCGTACAGCGGGGGGCCGTGACCCCCCCAGACGGAGCCTCCAACTCTCCCTCCACCCCGGTTCCTGGCCCTTCCCTCCATCGAGCAGATGGTGTGCTTGCCCCTTCCTGCCCGGGGAGAGTGGGGGCGGGTCCTCCCTTGTCACACATCCCCTCTGCTGAAAGTCTTGGGGGCCCTGATCCTGGAGTGAGAAACGGGCCCCTCCCATCTCTCCCCTGCCGGCCTCCCCCCAGATGCT includes:
- the UNC119 gene encoding protein unc-119 homolog A, which encodes MKVKKGGGGGGGAGAAAGSDPGPGAAGCKDDESESEPEPLALRRKALIGPEDVLGLQRITCDYLCSPEENIYKIDFTRFKIRDMESGTVLFEISKPPASERDLSDRRDVDPNAGRFVRYQFTPAFLRLRQVGATVEFTVGDKPINNFRMIERHYFRNQLLKSFDFEFGFCIPRSKNTCEHIYEFPPLSEELISEMIRHPYETQSDSFYFVDNKLVMHNKADYSYSGGP